The genomic region CGGGCTGGGCCCCATCCTGAAGGACTGACTCCCAGGCATGCTACTGGGCTCTCAGGGTAGGGTCGGTGGTCCTGCCCCCAGGTCATGCATGAAGCAGAAAGTCCCTCCAAAAGATCATGGGAGAAAAGATGCTACAAGAAAGGCCTTAAATGGCATTCGCCACTCCCAGCAAACCCAATGTTTCTTTAGTCAGACCCTCTCCACTCCCTGCAGCAACTAAgttatttcttcttccctctcctcaaACCCAACATCCACCTCTCACTCTCAGAGGATgaccttcttttccattttgagaaaactgaagccatcAGATGAGACTCCAGAATCTACAAGCCATGGCCCTTCCTTGCCATTACACAAGGAAGTACCCTTCTCTCCTAAAAAGCCAGTCTCTCCCTGGATCCCACCGCCCTGCCTTCTCACTGACAGTCTGACTGTCCCCTCCCTCTGCTGCTGCTTTAACCTCTTCCTCTGATGGGCCACTCCCACCAGCACCCAGACAACCACCTTCAGCTGACTCTCCCCTGGCTCCACATTACCGTTCAACCACTGCCCCTTCCCCATTTCTTCCCACAGCCAAGCCTCTTAAAAGCTGTCTCTACAGGCTATTCCCCCTTCTCACACCCATTCACTTCTCAACTCTCTCTACTCAAGCTTCTCGGCCCCCTGACCCCCCACGTTTCTGAAACTCAAGGCATCCCGCCACGCCTCATCCTGACCTCGCCTGATCACTCCTTCCTTTCTGAGAGGCCCCCTTCCTTGGCTTCCTGGCACTCCTCCTGTCTTAGTTTTCAGGGCTGCTGCTCCTCTGCTGCAGGCCCTCTAAATGCTGGAGGCCCTCGGGACTATCTTCTCTTCCCTGTCTACACTGTTTGCTACTAAACATCTTCTCTGGGGTGTCTCACAGGCATCGTAGACATAACGTGTACAAAATCAAACTCTTCCCCCTCAcaagcctcctcctccttcaggtGCTCCATCCGCTGACCTGCTGCTCAAGCCAGAAAACTGGGAATTCGCCTTCAAGTCTCCCTAACACTATTCCCTACTTCCAATCAAACACAATGTGCTATTGACCCTAATTCTAAAGCACATCTCAAATCCATCTATTCTCTCCATCTTTTCATCCACACCTTAATCCAAACTCCGATCATCTCTTGCCTGTACTACTGCAACCTAtccaagctggtctccctgtttTCACTCCAGTCCATAATCTACATAGCAGCCAGAGGGAGCTTTGAAAATCATATCTTGGATCTTATAACCCTGCTTTAGAGACATTCCAAAACCCTGAACTTGGCCTACAGGTACATTGTGATTTGGCCCTGCTGTCTATCCACCCTGCTCACTCCCCTTTTCAACCATCCTGGCCTGTTTTTCTGTTCCTTGGCAAGCATCCACACTTTCCCAACTTTTGCCTTTGCATGCTGTCCCTCTACCTGGAATAATCCTCTCCCGCCCATACCCTTCTCTTTCagtccccctcctcccacttcaTCTGGTTGACTCTACTCACCTTGGGTCCCCAgtaaaatgtcacttcctcagaggaGGCCTTTCCTGGCCTCTAATCTAAAGCACATCCCCTGTTACACACTctcactctgtgctttcacttggCACCTAACACTTTTAGGGGTTATCTGTTTCTATGTACAAGCATTTATTTAATGTCggtctctcccactagactatGAACTCCACAAGGACCGAGCTGTGCCCCTCTTTAACTATATGACTCTGCCTCAAGGTCTGCAGGAACGCTGACTGTGAGAGAGCACATATTCTGTAAACatgtgatgaatgaataaaaggtgGCCTGCAGTTTAGTCCAAACAGGTCAGGGAAGGCCCCTAGAAGCTGCAGAGAGTTGAGCAACAATTACAGTTCTGTCATTCACTTGTTTTAGTCCCTGTTGGTGAGGTATACAAATGTGTTGAGCAAGGAAGGGGCCGTGCTCTGCACCCCCAGAGACTGAGCCTTGGCTCAGCAGGTCCCACTCCAGTCCCAGTCCATGGTCTGAGAGAAGAGGCAGCAGAAATCCCTACCTCATTGCCAGCCCCCGGCAGGAATGTCTTCACTTTGATGGTCTTCCCTGGGGCAGGGAAGGGTGATTCCATGAGACTTCTCATGAAGGGATAGACCAGAGCGGCGGAGATCCCACGCCGGCGCTCCACCTCATCTAGGACCTGTGCCCACCACCAGCAGCCCAAAGAGGAAGGGTGTCAGGGCGCCACCCTCCCCTACCTCCTGGGCAGAGAAGAGGGCAGCCTGGCATCTGACCAGCCCGGGCCGAAAGCTGGGAGATGGAGGACTATCTCGCCAGGAGCTTCACACCCTACCCTTCCCGTCTCCCTGGCCACTCGGTGTCGGCTCTGCTCCCTAGCTAGTCCTTGCCTCAGACTCCAAGATCTGAGTAGCTGGGCAAAGGAAATACCACTTGAGTTTGGGTTCCTGGGCACTTGGCTTCCCGCAGGGTCTCTGTCCCCAAGGACTCAGCTCCGCCCATGGGCCAGGGTGAGCTGTGACATTAGCAGACACTGCCGGTGCAGGAGCTGGTAGATGGGGAGGGAGTCAGAGAGCTCGCTTGCACTTGCCCTTGCATTCTCGCCTTCTCTCACCCTCTCACACACACAGGTGGTTTTCTCATCTAAGCCGCATGCAGATACTCCTATGGGAGCTGtcagctgggggaagggggagggaagtaAGCCAGAGCCCTCTTACCTTGGAAAACAAGCCGAAGCAGCCAAGGCGGCTGATGACACAGTATACCTCTGGCAACCGAGGCCCTTTCCCACTTGGCTGGGCCAGGACAAGgaggagagagacacagacacagagaatgcaTGATTACTATATCTGACTCCTTTTCCTTGGGAACTGAGGAGTAAGCACCTCTCTTCTAGTGAAGACTCCGGGCCTCTTCTAAACCTCTACTCAACCAGGCCCCCAAGGAAAAGGCTGCCACTCTTTGGGGGCAGGCTTCAGCCTCTGCTGGGCCTTCCAGCCCAAGGTGCCAGACTCCTGCCAAGCTCTACACAGGCTCCGCCCTTCCCCCCCAGGAGGACACTGATGGGGGCTGGCAAAGGACGAAGCGGTTTGGCAGAGGCTATAGGGTGACGTGTGGATTTATATCCCTAAATCCCCAGGCCCCCAGTGGTAAGGGAGGGACTTGTGTACATCCTTAGGAGCAAGCCAGGCGGTCTTCTGCCTCCCAGAGGGGACATTCTGCAAAACATTCCTTTTCTCAGTtgctcttttctcccttccttgatCCATCCCCATTCTAGGAAAGCAAACTGACACCAGAGAAGAGAAGCAaactactatttattgaatatttaccatATCTGAGTCCTGGGCTTGGAACTTTTCAAGAACTTGTTAGATAGGCATTATTATCCCccttttattgatgaggaaactgagttcaaGATTATTAAGCCATTGTCCAAGGTCATGTATTTAGAAGTCATGGAACCAGGAGTCTGTTTCTGCCTCTGATTTGCTGTATTACCTCTAAAGTATGCTGCCTTCtgacagaaaggaagggaaagaaacacaaagagaCTGGACAGAGGCATGTACAGAGTAGAGGAGAACAAAGTAAAAGGGGGATTTAAAAGGTAGGCAGCTGAAGGAGATGTGCACTGAGAGCTCCCCAGGCCTGGAGCCCCCAAATGCAGGCTGGAGTGAGTCCACAGGAGTTGACTTCTCCAGCCAGGGGCTGGCAGGGCTCTGTGGCTGCCTCTGGCTCAGAGGCCTGGAGTGCCCAGCAAGGCCGAGCGGGGAGGGAGCAGAGCAGCAGGTGCTGGCCCCTCATGCAGGCTGCTAAGCAAATGCAGATGGGCTATTTCAGTCTCCAAACCTGCTGGCCACACGTCACAGATCTAAAGAGAAGGCAGAATCTGTTTTTGTCCATATTAGGCCTGAAACTCactcctctcttcttccctctcccccgccTCCCCTAAAGCCCCAAGTGATTAAAACAAGTATGTGGGATTTGGGTTAGAATCATTGTGTCCAATCTGTAGGAATGCCGAGCCAGTGCCAGCCCCCTTGGCAGGAACCCAGCCCAGGCCCTCTCTGAGCAGCCAGGACAAACATGCTCTTCCCTGGGGGCAGCAGGCCCGCAGCAAAGGAGAAGCTCTGCTCCATCTCTGCTCCTGCAAAGGCAGCCTTTGGCACGCTACCCCCCCAGGCCCAGGTGAACCTGCCCGGCTCCCCACCTGGCATCTGTACTGCTCTACCTTCCCTTAGCCCCACTCACCAGGCATTCTATCTCCAAGTACTCCTTCTCCCCAGACTACCCTTTGGGGTGATCCAGGACTACCAGATTTGGTGTTAAAGGACTTGGAGTCAACCTGGCTCTGGCCCTGATTGGCtgtatgaccctgggcaagtcattccACCTCTGAGTCTCGGTTTCTTAATCTAAAGAACATATATAataatactgggttggccaaaaagttggtttgggtttttccatacgatgctatggaaaaacccgaaccaactttttggccaacccaatacctcaTGGGCTATTATGAGTAATAAAGAAAATGACATGCTTAAAGCATCTAGCCTGGAACATAAACAGATCCCAAATCACAGTTCATTCTCTTTGCCCTGCCTTCTACATTGAAAGTCCTACCTCCTCTACTGGACTATCTAAAGTTCCTTAAAGATAGGAGCCATGTCTAACTCATCTTTATGTGCCTTTAGCATATGCTGCCTAACCCTCAGCAGGTGTATGCTACATGtttctgaaagaatgaatgaacagccCAGAATCCTTCACCTAGAGTCCCTGCTATACATCACCTTTGCCAAAGATCCCCCTCATCTGCCCCTTCTCCCACTAAGGCCTGGGAACCCTGAAACTCTGTCAACAACCCAAGCCAACAATACCCCTGGTGAGCCCCAGGGCAGTGTGTGACAGGACTCTCTTTATCTTTACCTCAATCTATTTCCCAGGACTAATGAGAAGAGGGATGGTGTAGTGCTTCTCTCTCTACAACATGGCTTATATTTTCAAAACCCTCCCTTTCCGTTGAGTTCAAGGCATCTCTCCCAGAATCCCATAGAAGGTACTGCTCTGTCCCTGCTCAGCCTCCAGCCCTACCAGACCATGGACAGGATGCACATCAGGTTGGCCAGGTATGGGGGCGAGGAAGGTTTGTCCTCCACCCCAATctgatgcacacacacatactgctGGGTTGATGTGATCCTGCAATCAGGATCAGCAATCTGAGCCTGTAAGCCCGaagtaaatgaacaaaaagaaaaagtatagaaGAGCTAAAAACATATGACAGCCCAGTAGAAAGTGATCCAATCTCTTCCCTTATTGTAGATTATCTTAGATCCTGGGGCCCAATCAGAGGGGCCACTTTAAGTCCTGCCATCCCAGGGAGtgcttcgtgtgtgtgtgtgtgtgtgtgtgtgtgtgtgtgtgtgtgtgtgtgtcctgcagAACACAGAACAACTTGAGTTTCTACAAGCTCAAGTTAAAGAAgagcatacacacatacaaacactgTGGCCCAGTCCCTGAGGACCGAATGGCCCTACTTACTAGTAAGCGCCTGCAGTAGCCAAAGCGTCTGCTGCCATCTTCCCCAGTCAGCATGAAAGAGAACGTCTCACTGGAACAGGGAGAAGTCTGGCATCAGGGAAATATCAGAGGACCCAGGAAACAGCCCCCAAGAAGAGGGACCGCCCAGGGAGGGGGTGAAGGACCAGACTGCGGTAGGAGAGGAGGCTGGGACTAGGGTGGGCCAGAGTCAGCTGCCCACTGTTATGGGGGTAAAGGAGGCTATGCCAGGCCGGGCCTCACCTGCTGTACTCTGACACAGGAAGCCAGTCTTTGGCATCAGGGAAGCAAAACTGGGGAATGGCCTTGAGCCTCTCCTCTGCCTCCCGCATCTGCTTGGTGGGTCGGTCCAGCTGCAAGGAAGAGGAATATGGGGAGAGACAGATAAGAGAAGACGTGGAACTTGGGGCCGGTGGGGGGTAGCTGACAAATATCTCCTCCCCCGAGAGTCCTAGGTGGCGTTTGCCCAACTGGCATGCTTCTCAGCAACCGTACCCTGACCCCACGCTCATTTCTCACAGAGAGGTCCGGGTGTGGGCTGagtcatcatttattcattcaatatatgCCAAACTAGCACTTTCTATGTGGCACCTGGCATGTGCTGGGCTACCAATAGCAAACCAAGTGGACAAGGTCCCTGTCCCTGTGCATTCTGGTCAGCAGAGTGAGATAATCAACAACAAAATTTCAGAGGGTGTCACAAAGGAAATAAACAGGGCGATATGACAGAGATAAGTGGGTGGGTGGGGCTACTTTAGAGTATCTAGAAAGATCTCCTATTTGAGCGGAGAATGAAGAATGAGAAAGAGCCAGCAGCCAAGTGAAGAGCTGGGGAAAGAAGGTTCCCGGCAGAggcaaaggcagagagaaagggcCCGAGTGTtacaggaagagaaaggaggccGGGCGGGCGGGCTGGGGGCAAGCAGGCTGGGGCGAGCAGGGAAGGAGTGGCAGGAGCTCGGgtaggtgggggaaatggggagtgagtgctaatgggtacagggtttcttttgggggtgatgaaaatgttctaaaattgatcacataactgtgactatactaaaagTTATTGAATCGTACGCTTCAAACAGGTGAATTATAtagtatgtgaattgtatctcaatgaaGCAGttaaacaagagaaaagaaaagtaataaggtAGGAGAAGTAGCTGGGGGCCCTTCCTCAGGACCCTTGAAGTCCTGTAAACAACGTGGATCTCATTCTAGGCACGCTGGGGGGTGTTCTCTCCGCCCTCATCCTCCGAATACTCACTGGCCCAAACccaccccctctcctccctcctggctACAGGCAGCCACGCTCAGGGCTAGCGCAGTGAGGTGAGTTGCTAAGGCAGGAACAGGATCTCTCTTCTTCCCCAGATGGGCCAGGCAGAaaggaggaggcagaggagggggcagggaaggagggagggggcctCACCTTGGGAAACTGGTAGGAGACCTCAGGGAGGTAAGTGTTTCGGGATGGCTTCCTCTTGAGGGACACCACCACGAAGTACTCAAACAGCTCCCGCTCCTGCCACTCGAGCAGCTCCAGCTCCAGGGTCCGGTAGCTGGGTGCGCGCTTCAGCATGGACTGGATGTGGACCAGGCGCTGCGTGTGGGCTGGGGGCAGGTCACACGTCAGGGACAAGGCCCCCACGTTAGCCCCCTCCACCCCATGctcagggctccatcctcatgggTCACCTCTAAGTGCAGGAGCCTAGTCTGACGGCCTGGCCCAACGAGGTCCGGGGGAGAAGTGGCAGGAGCAAGGTGTGAAGCCTGTCTGCCCTGACACAGTCAGGGcctcctggagcctctggaggctGAGCTGGGGCCAACAGACTGCCTGAGCCAGGCAAATCCAGGGATGCAACAATGGCACCCAGCCACCCCTGCCCCTGTGCCAGCAGGACTAGAAGATATGAACATCCACGAAGCCTTCATCCTAGGGCCCCTAACAGTCCTTGGGCTTGGACCCTTTTTCCCTGTCCCCAGGCCCAAAGTCCACTTGTCCACTTGCCCACTTGCCTGGGGGACcagcagaggagggaaggagggagcgaGCTCCCACATACTTTAATCATCCAGGAAGGTCTAGGCAGGGCTTCCCAGTAGAGAAAGAACAGAGATTTGCCCAAGGCTCCCTGGAACATGAAGGTCCCAGAACCTTTCCAGGGAGGTGGCAGTTCTCCTCTCTAGGGAGAGGGAAGATGAGTGGCCTCAGGGCCTCCAGAGTACCAGTTTCCTCAGACTTTGGCACATTTCTTACAACCAGAAGAGGTACTTGTAACCTACTGAACCCATCTCTGACCCTCCAGATTCACATCACTTACTAGGCAAACCTAGCACCCAATTTTCATGGACAACGGCTTGGGAAAGTAAGGCAGGGTCACCAGCCTTAAATTTGGGAAAAGGGAGATGGTTGCATTTAACCTCTCAGGGCTGAGCTCCATGACTGTAGGAATGGACTCCCCTAGAGCTCCTTGCTCTGTTGGCCTCGTATCCTGCCTGCCATCACCTCTCCAAACGGGGCCACTCTGGGATATTGGAACTGTATGTGCAGAGAAGGAAAGGCTGATTCCCCACAGCCAGGGCAGGAGAGGGTTCCATGCTCTTGGGGAGCCACGCCTCACCTTTGAACCTGTCGTCGGAGTCGCTCTCGCTCTCACTATTCTCATCTGGAAAAGTTAAGAGCAGAGTGCATGCTTACTGAGCCACTGCCCCACAGCAAATGTTTTCTGTGCCCCCCACCCAACTCTTCTCATGAGGGATGTACCTCATCCGGGCTCCAACGGGCCCCTGGCCAGGTGCTGCGTGGCCCGGGGCCAGGGTCCCTCAGAGCTCAAACTGCAGGTGCTAATCTATATACAAACCCCTATCCATCCAGTCCTGATTCGGGGCAAGCTGAGGGCCGAAGTTGGAGGCTGAGCCAGCAGAGAGGCCTATCAGCCTGGAACACAAGGGTCTTGCCTCCAGGAGGCCAAGATTTGAAATGGGAAACAGACCACAGTGCTCAGTAAGTCTGGCCTTTCCTTTTGCCAGATGCAGATTCCCACACCCACTTTCCTATTCAGGGCCTCACAGCCCAAAGTCTGCACTAACCCTTCCCAaggctttcttccctctttggCCCTCCCCTCCTACGTGGCCACTTTTTCGCAGGGCTCTACCCTCCTAGAAGACAGGAGGATCCCACGATTGCCCCATGGAAGGGTAAACTGAGGCTAGTCCATGCCTCTCCCCACTTCTAATGCCCAAGGGCCCCAGAAACCTGAGCCAGCTCAGGCATCCAGGCCTACCTCTCAGTGATGATGTCTCAATGCTGGACATGGACAGCTTTTTTAACCTCTTCTTTCCCCGCTTGGCATTGTAGATGGAGTTAATTCTTTGGACAAGCTGGGTGAGAAAAGCAGGGAGGGTGAGGCAACCCTAACACCAACTGCCCCTGCTCCTCAGAAGGCTGATTTACAGAGGCCGTCCGTTCCCTCACTGGTACAAGCCTTCTGCCCTCCCCGCACTGGGCCCAgaactggtctccctgccacACTGGCCCCAAGGGCAGACTGGTGGCTCCCCATCTCCTTGTCCCCTTAGTGGTCTCCTGCCCCTAAGACAAGGACTTTACACTTAGCTCCCCAGAGGAAGGAACTGTGATCAAACTAGACAGGATGGGAGCTCCTGGGTCTCAAGAGTCCCTGAACCAAGTGAGACAAAGAGCTGCTCAGAGGCAATAACAGGAACAAGGATTGAGCCTTTCCCCTCTGGGCTACAACCTGGGGCCCTGGCAGGAAGGAGCTAAATTCCCAATATACCCAAGCATTGTTTGCAGGCTAAAAATACCACTTGGCTAAATCCTGCTGCTTTGGGCTGGGGATTTGGGCCTGGCTGCCTATGTGTGCAAATCATTGCTGAAAACTCTCAATTCTGAGAGTTATAGAAAGGAAGACCCATGTTTGAGTCCTAGGTCCTTCAAAGCCTGGAGATGTTTCTGTGTACACAGAGACTTCGCGCACCCCACACTCACTAATGGGGAGCTTCTTAAGGACTGTTTCCATCCACTCAGTGGCGTGGAGCACTCCCTGGGGGCCAGGCTAGCCTGTTTTCCCCTAACATCTGCACAGCATTAATCACTTAGTGCATCTTTATTGATAAGAAAAGGGAATTAGCCAGATGAAAAAGAAAGGCCAGTGCCTGGACCTGAAATTGATTTCAGGAGAATTGAGGAAGCAGGCCCAgattagggagggagggagggagggagggagggggaaagagagaagagccaccgcctgcctgcccacctgcccagcccCAGCCAGCTCCAGCTGGGGAGGCTACCTTGGGAATGCGGCGGGCCCGGCGGCTGGACAGCAGTTCACTCGTGGTGCTGAGGCTGTCCTCATTGAGGCTGGAGGGTGAAGATGGCAGGCTCAACTGAGCCAGCAGCAGCATGTCGTCATGGCTGTGCCTCTTGGGTAATCGTGGCAGCCGGTGGCTCTTCCTTTCTGACCAGTTCCCACTGCGTAGGGACTGGCTGCCGGGTTTCAGGGAGAGCTGGCATGGGAGAGGGGACATGGGAGAGGGACTCAGCACAGATGCCTTGGCCGGCACCTGTCTGCTGGGACCTGGACAGAGCAGCCACAGGCTGGCATCCCAGACTCCTCCAAATCCCACCTGGAGTTTCCATCTACCAGGATTTCCTCTTTTAAGAGCTCAGCTGCTGATCAGCAGGTCAGGGCTAGATTAGATACTTGCTTCCACAAAGGAAGCTTAACTACttcttccagaaaaaagaaagcagagaccAAGAAAACTGGGCTGTCATCTGAGTGGAAAAAGAAGGCCAAGCGAGAATTCTGCGGGCCCCTCCTGAGCTCTGGGACAAGGCTTAGACTCTGCTCATTACTGGGTGTGGTCGACAGAGCCAGTCTTCCCCACTCAGCCCCTGAGTTAGTCCTAAAAGGCTTCTCTAGCAGAGGCCAGAATCTACATGTCAAGTGAGCATGCCAGCCCTGCTCACTTCTTCCAGGGAGAATACAGGGCTCTGACCACCAAAGCCTGGCAAGGCAGGCCTCGGAGCCAGTGGCTCCCTCACCTACATGGTCCTGGGCTGCTCCCATCCCTGCCCGGATCTACTTTCTGCCTCCCTCTGTCTAGACTGACACCCTTCAGCACAGGGTACCTTACTCTCGGCGGATcctgctcaccaccaaaaagGCAGCACCCCTGCAAACTTGGCATGCCTTCCACCTGCCGTCTGGATCTGGCACTGCCTCTCATCACTCTTCAGCAAGTCCTCcttcccccccatcccccaattTCCCCTTCCCACCCAATCAGTCTGGAAATACAAATTCAATGGAAGCTTATTTGAACAGAGCATATTAGAAAGGTAAATCTTTTATAAAAAGTCACATCATTCCAAAGccagaagaaataatttttatattctctagCCAGTGTTATAAAATATctaggagaggggcttccctggtggcacagtggttaagaatccgcctgccaatgcaggggacacgggttcgagccctggtccaggaagatcccacatgccgcggagcaactaagcccatgtaccacaactactgagcctgcgtgccacaactactgaagcccgcacgcctagagcccatgctccgcagcaagagaagccaccgtgatgagaagcctgtgcactgcaacggagaatagcccccactcgccgcaactagagaaagtccacgcgcagcaacgaagaaccaacgcagccataaataaataaataaataaataaataaataaaatttattaaaaaatctagGAGAGTTAGAGTTGCTTGGGTAGGTCCAAGATAGGATCTCCATTCTCCTGCCTCCTGTCCACCATGGACAAGGCCAGAATGAGCTACAGTCTAAGCGCTTCCTTCAACTCTTCACCTTTCTTCTCATTCTGCCTCTATCAGTCCATTCCTTGGAGATTCATCCATTCAACCATTTACTCAGTGGGAGTGGTTCCAGGTCCTGGAGACACCTGTCTAGTTCTCCAAATCAGGTTCTTAGGCCTACGCCTGCCCCCTAAATGCCAGTGCTGAGGTCAGTTCTGCCAGAGCTGCAGAATACCAAGACTCCAACCCGGGCCCTGTCTTCCTGTttccaggaaggggaggagaaataaTGATTAGACAGGAGACTACAGGGGCTCCTGCCTTAGTTTTGCAGCTCAGAGCTCAAGCAGTGAAGGGAAGAAGGTGGGACAGGGTGCCCCTAAGAGCACATCTCGATTGTCCACAAGCATATCGACACGGCAGAAGTCCCTGAGTGCAGAGCTCTTCCCTGACGTCATCTTCGCCTAGCACTAGTGAGGCAAAAAGCCTGAGCGGAAGCTGGCCCACACCTCATGCTGACCCTACAGACCCAAGTCAGGGCTGCTGTTACCTGAGTGGGCGGGTTGTTGTACTTCCTGTCCTGAGGACTCCACATCCTGTGCAAAGAGTCCAAGGAGTTCTCAGACAGTTGCTGGGATTTTCGTCCTGCTCTTCGGCTCTTTAAGTCCACATCCTCATATGGATTCTCCTTGGGCAGATCTCCTGCAGAGGAGGAAAAGTTAGAGaagggggagaagggaagaaggaaacacacacacacacacacacacacacacacacacaaacaagcaGAATTCCTGTGAGCCAAAGAGAGTGGCTTCTGCCTGGCCCTTCAGCTCATGAGTCATGCAGCTGCCCGTCTGCAGTGGGGAGGCTACAAACAGATCCTGGCTCCGAGTCCAGAAGCTGAACCCCCCACCTCCAGTTCAGCTCAGCCTTGCCTGGCCTCTGCTTTGTAAATTCAGGGATTGCACAAGACTGGCTCAGCCACCCATGCCTGTGCCCAGCCAGAGGACAAAGCCAACACCAGGCATCTCTCCTTGGCTCCAGTCCCTTTGCTGCGAAAGCCCCAGAGATATACAGTTCAAGGTAGGAAAGGCTTTCAGAGGTCACACGGCTGGCCCTTCACCCACTGCTCCCTGAGGACCACTTCTGGAGATGGGCATGGAGGGACTCTGCGAACGCTAGGGAGCCAGGCTTCACCAGG from Eubalaena glacialis isolate mEubGla1 chromosome 10, mEubGla1.1.hap2.+ XY, whole genome shotgun sequence harbors:
- the DENND2B gene encoding DENN domain-containing protein 2B isoform X2, which codes for MWSPQDRKYNNPPTQLSLKPGSQSLRSGNWSERKSHRLPRLPKRHSHDDMLLLAQLSLPSSPSSLNEDSLSTTSELLSSRRARRIPKLVQRINSIYNAKRGKKRLKKLSMSSIETSSLRDENSESESDSDDRFKAHTQRLVHIQSMLKRAPSYRTLELELLEWQERELFEYFVVVSLKRKPSRNTYLPEVSYQFPKLDRPTKQMREAEERLKAIPQFCFPDAKDWLPVSEYSSETFSFMLTGEDGSRRFGYCRRLLPSGKGPRLPEVYCVISRLGCFGLFSKVLDEVERRRGISAALVYPFMRSLMESPFPAPGKTIKVKTFLPGAGNEVLELRRPMDSRLEHVDFECLFTCLSVRQLIRIFASLLLERRVIFVADKLSTLSSCSHAVVALLYPFSWQHTFIPVLPASMIDIVCCPTPFLVGLLSSSLPKLKELPVEEALMVNLGSDRFIRQMDDEDTLLPRKLQAALEQALERKNELISQDSDSDSDDECNTLNGLVSEVFIRFFVETVGHYSLFLTQSEKGERAFQREAFRKSVASKSIRRFLEVFMESQMFAGFIQDRELRKCRAKGLFEQRVEQYLEELPDTEQSGMNKFLRGLGNKMKFLHKKN